Part of the Scrofimicrobium sp. R131 genome is shown below.
ACTTCAGCCTTCTTCTGCAGCTGCGGGTTCTCTTCCCCCCAGCGGAAGGAGTCGTTGATCTCCTCGGTGCTGAGCAGGGTTGAGAAGATCGACGAGTACGACTTGGCGTGCACCGACTCCATGAAGGAAATGTTCGTGTACACCGCCTCCTCGTGCGGCGTGACGGCGTCCTGGATCAGTGAGACCGCGCCGACGGTACCCTGGAGCGTGTCCAGCAGCGTCAGCCCGGTAAACACCCGGTTGGTCATCAGCTTTTCCGCCGCGTTCAGCGTGGCCCAGGACTGAATGTCGTTGGACAACGGCACCTTCTCAGGCAGCCAGAAATTTCCGGTCAGACGATCCCAGACCTCCAGGTCTTTCTCGTCCTCAATCTTGTTCCAGTTGATCGCTTCGAACACTTCGTGGTTAGACTGCGTCATCCTTGGCTCCTCCTCCTGCTTAAGTCCTACTGGACAGGATACTGGTTTCGGCGACAGGTGCGCTGAGGCACCCCTCACCCTCCCGGTCCGCGGCCCTTTTTGGGCGTGTCGGGCGAGGAGTAAGCTGGCTGGTGGAAGTACTCATTTTCAATAGATTTGGAGCTGTTTTGTCTACCGACATTTCACCCGCCCTCACCCCCGAACTGATCGAGCGATGCCGCTCGGTTGTCGATTCCAACTCGGCCGCTCGCCTGTCGCGGAACGCGGTCACCCTCAGCGGGCTTGACGCGGTCAGCCTGGACCGGGCCAAGGCCACCACCCCAACTTCGATGTCGACCAAGCTCGACAAGTGGAAGGTGACCAACCAGAAGAAGTCCGGTCGCTGCTGGCTGTTTGCCGCGCTCAACCTCATGCGCGTCGACGCGATGGAGAAGATGGGCCTGAAGGACTTCCAGCTGTCCCAGAACTACGCGGTCTTTTGGGAGAAGTTCGAGCGGTCCAACTATTTCCTGGAGGACCAGATTTCCCTGGCCGAGGCGGGGGAACCGCTCGATTCCCGCCTAACTCAGTTCCTCCTCGCCGATGTCCTCAACGACGGGGGCCAGTGGGACATGCTGGTCGGCGTGTTTGAAAAGTACGGCGTTGTTCCGCAGGAAGCCATGCCGGAAACCGAGGCCAGCTCCAACACGGGCCGGATGAACTCGCAACTGCGGCTGCTGCTGCGCCGGGTGGCCCTGGAACTGCGGGAGCTGCCCACGGTTGAGGCGCGGCGTGAGCTGAAGGCCAAGACGATGGAAGAGGTTTACCAGATCCTGGTGATCAACCTGGGCGTGCCTCCGCGCGCGTTCGACTGGCAGTGGCGCGACCAGGACGGACAGTTCCACCGGGACGGCGAACTGACCCCGCTGGAGTTCAAAGCCAAGTACGTCTCGCTGGACCTGACCGAATACGTCTGCCTGGTGGATGATCCCCGGACCGCACACCCGAAGAACGCTCCCCTGACCGTGGACCACCTCGGCAACGTCGTCGGTGGCCCCAGCGTCCTCTACCTGAATGTCGACATTTCCGTGATGAAAGAGCTGGCTGCCCGGTCTCTGCGCGACGGCCACCCGGTTTGGTTCGGCTGCGATGTCGGCCAGCAGTCCGAGCGGAAGGCCGGCCTGCTGGTGGCCGACCTGTACGACTACCAGGGCGTGCTGGGGGTTGACCTCACCACCACCAAGGAGCAGCGCGTGCTGATGGGCGAATCCCTGATGACTCACGCAATGGTCCTGACCGGGGTGGACGAGGTTGACGGTCAGCCGCGCCGCTGGCGCGTCGAGAACTCCTGGGGCGACGAGATTGGCGACCAGGGCTTCTTCACGATGGACGATCAGTGGTTCAGCGACTACGTCTTCGAAGTCGTGGTCAAGAAGGCCGAGTTGCCGGAGCAGCTCCGGGCCGCACTGACCCAGGAGCCGCTGGTTCTGCCCGCCTGGGATCCGATGGGCGCACTGGCCTAGCCAAGACAGAGTATTGGGGGCGCATCCAACCGGGTGCGCCCCCAAACTTGTGTTCACCCGTCAGCTAGTGGTCAAACATGAGCGTCTTAAGTCGCGCGAAGACATCCCCGGCCCGCAGCCCGTCGTGCTGGAACTCGTTGGTCACCAGCGTGCGCGCCCCGAGCAGTGCCGCCGTTTCCAGGGAAAGCTCACGCGGAACGAACATGTCGTCGTAGTAGACGGCCGCCGCGATCGGCACGTCAATCTGGCTCAGCACCGACTGGTCGTAAATTTGCGCCCAGTCAGTTTTTTCAGCCAGCAGGTCGACCGCGCCCAGGTACGGAACCAGGCTCGGATCCTCCTCAAAGAAGGCGCGGAACATGTGCTCCCCGGTGAGATACCAGGGTTCGCTCTGGTCCAGCGGGTCGGCCTCCAGGTTGAACCCGGCGAACTCACCCGCCAGCCGCTCGGCTGCCCACCTGGTTCCAGCCGGAGAGGTGGGACCGTAGATGGCTTCCTGCAGCGCAGCGTAGAGCGGCCGTCCGGCGTGCGACACCTGAGCCCCAACGCCCGCCAGGAAACTCGGGGTCAGTCGCCGCTCGCCCCCACGCGAAACGAAGGGACCTTCCAGCAGGTAGTGCAGCAGATCGTAGGCCGTCTGGGTTCCCAGCGACATTCCCAGCATCCGCAGCCGGGTGGGGGTGAGCCGCTCCCCGGTGGGCAGGCGTTCTTCCACCTGTTCGAGGTGGCCAGCCACGGCCCGCAAGGTCGCCTCGTCCTGGGGGTAGTGGCGGAAATAGGCCCGGTTCCGGGCAGCTGTTGCCCGGTAGGTTAGCCGGTAGATCTCGTCGATTGACCCCAGCCCAGGCAGGCCCCCGGTGATGAACGAGCGCTCAATCGCCTCGGGGTGGGCGGACAGGTAGGCCAGGGTGAGGAACCCGCCGTAGGACTGACCCAG
Proteins encoded:
- a CDS encoding C1 family peptidase, translating into MSPALTPELIERCRSVVDSNSAARLSRNAVTLSGLDAVSLDRAKATTPTSMSTKLDKWKVTNQKKSGRCWLFAALNLMRVDAMEKMGLKDFQLSQNYAVFWEKFERSNYFLEDQISLAEAGEPLDSRLTQFLLADVLNDGGQWDMLVGVFEKYGVVPQEAMPETEASSNTGRMNSQLRLLLRRVALELRELPTVEARRELKAKTMEEVYQILVINLGVPPRAFDWQWRDQDGQFHRDGELTPLEFKAKYVSLDLTEYVCLVDDPRTAHPKNAPLTVDHLGNVVGGPSVLYLNVDISVMKELAARSLRDGHPVWFGCDVGQQSERKAGLLVADLYDYQGVLGVDLTTTKEQRVLMGESLMTHAMVLTGVDEVDGQPRRWRVENSWGDEIGDQGFFTMDDQWFSDYVFEVVVKKAELPEQLRAALTQEPLVLPAWDPMGALA
- a CDS encoding alpha/beta fold hydrolase; translation: MNYTQHGHQVREHRLTVPLSHREPHGEQIELFAREVTRPGGEKLPPLLFLQGGPGGAGPRPGDFATGWIGEALADYRVVLLDQRGTGQSSQDAVLPASDRALADHLSLFLQDQIIADAEALRAHLEVDRWVTLGQSYGGFLTLAYLSAHPEAIERSFITGGLPGLGSIDEIYRLTYRATAARNRAYFRHYPQDEATLRAVAGHLEQVEERLPTGERLTPTRLRMLGMSLGTQTAYDLLHYLLEGPFVSRGGERRLTPSFLAGVGAQVSHAGRPLYAALQEAIYGPTSPAGTRWAAERLAGEFAGFNLEADPLDQSEPWYLTGEHMFRAFFEEDPSLVPYLGAVDLLAEKTDWAQIYDQSVLSQIDVPIAAAVYYDDMFVPRELSLETAALLGARTLVTNEFQHDGLRAGDVFARLKTLMFDH